From Clostridiales bacterium, one genomic window encodes:
- a CDS encoding replicative DNA helicase, with protein MDMLRVPPNNLEAEQSVLGSMLLDKNAISIVSEMLRGEDFYKEAHRLIFDTIIELFDKDEPVDLVTIVDSLRAKNILETVGGMTYLSNLASSVPTTANVKYYAKIVEEKSTLRKLIKSCTETMEKCYQGSTDVPAILDKAEKDIFDISQKAVTHDFEPLSRVLERGFDEIEKLYNNKGSITGIPSGFPELDAKTSGFQKGDMILIAARPSMGKTAFVLNIAEYAAIMNHNIVALFSLEMPKEQIAYRMLCSEANIDMLKLRSGNLSDDDWERLAASAGPLASAKIFIDDTPGISVTEMRSKCRRLKIEHGLDIIIIDYLQLMQGRGRPENRQQEVSEISRSIKALAKEMDTPVIACAQLSRAPEARTDHRPMLSDLRESGSIEQDADVVCFLYRDEYYNQDTDKKNIAEVIISKQRNGPTGTVELAYIGKYTKFGRLDKFHQAQ; from the coding sequence ATGGATATGCTAAGGGTTCCCCCTAATAATTTGGAAGCGGAACAATCTGTACTGGGTTCAATGCTTCTCGATAAAAATGCTATTTCTATTGTGTCGGAAATGCTAAGAGGGGAAGATTTTTATAAAGAAGCACACAGACTTATCTTTGATACTATTATTGAATTATTTGACAAGGATGAACCTGTAGATCTTGTAACCATTGTCGACAGTCTAAGAGCAAAGAATATACTCGAGACCGTAGGAGGTATGACATACCTTTCAAATCTTGCATCGTCAGTTCCTACAACGGCCAATGTCAAGTATTACGCAAAGATTGTTGAGGAAAAGTCGACGCTTAGAAAGCTTATAAAATCCTGCACCGAAACAATGGAAAAATGTTACCAGGGTTCTACGGATGTTCCGGCAATACTGGATAAAGCCGAGAAGGATATATTTGATATATCCCAGAAGGCAGTAACACATGATTTTGAGCCGTTAAGCAGGGTACTCGAAAGAGGTTTTGACGAGATAGAAAAGCTTTACAATAATAAGGGATCCATAACAGGTATTCCTTCAGGCTTCCCGGAGCTGGATGCGAAGACATCAGGTTTTCAAAAGGGCGATATGATACTCATAGCGGCAAGGCCGAGCATGGGAAAGACGGCATTTGTATTGAATATTGCCGAATATGCGGCGATAATGAACCATAATATCGTTGCATTGTTCAGCCTTGAGATGCCAAAAGAACAGATAGCATACAGAATGCTATGCTCGGAGGCAAATATCGATATGTTGAAGCTTAGAAGCGGAAACTTAAGCGATGATGACTGGGAGAGGTTAGCGGCAAGCGCAGGCCCTTTAGCATCTGCGAAAATATTTATCGATGATACGCCGGGTATTTCCGTAACGGAAATGAGATCAAAATGCAGAAGACTTAAGATAGAGCATGGCCTTGACATAATAATAATAGATTATCTCCAGCTTATGCAGGGAAGGGGCAGGCCGGAAAACAGGCAGCAGGAAGTATCCGAAATATCAAGGTCCATAAAAGCCCTTGCAAAAGAGATGGATACACCCGTTATCGCGTGCGCTCAGCTTTCCCGTGCCCCGGAGGCCAGGACAGATCACAGGCCGATGCTCAGTGATCTTAGAGAATCAGGCTCCATCGAGCAGGATGCTGATGTCGTATGCTTTTTATACAGGGATGAATATTATAATCAGGATACGGATAAGAAAAATATTGC